One segment of Triticum aestivum cultivar Chinese Spring chromosome 2A, IWGSC CS RefSeq v2.1, whole genome shotgun sequence DNA contains the following:
- the LOC123190358 gene encoding protein RGF1 INDUCIBLE TRANSCRIPTION FACTOR 1: MTFHDEAPLLLRINTARGGHMGGGECDEAENQRWPPWLKPLLATSFFGQCKMHADAHKCECNMYCLDCVNGALCSQCLAYHHGHHAIQIRRSSYHDVIRVSEIQKVLDITGVQTYIINSARVVFLNERPQPRPGKGVTNTCDVCERSLLDTFRFCSLGCKIVGTSGEFRGRKRHAGGKKMKLKLKKAAASDSDDSSTITSGGSDKSSVVQSFSPSTPPATANSYRSAKRRKGIPHRSPFGSLIVEF, encoded by the exons ATGACATTCCACGACGAGGCGCCGCTGCTGCTCAGGATCAACACCGCCAGAGGCGGCCACATG GGCGGAGGCGAGTGCGACGAGGCCGAGAACCAGCGGTGGCCGCCGTGGCTCAAGCCGCTGCTGGCGACCAGCTTCTTCGGGCAATGCAAGATGCACGCGGACGCCCACAAGTGCGAGTGCAACATGTACTGCCTCGACTGCGTCAACGGCGCGCTCTGCTCCCAGTGCCTCGCCTACCACCATGGCCACCACGCCATCCAG ATAAGGAGGTCCTCGTACCACGACGTGATCCGCGTGTCGGAGATCCAGAAGGTGCTGGACATCACCGGCGTGCAGACCTACATCATCAACAGCGCGCGCGTCGTCTTCCTCAACGAGCGCCCGCAGCCCAGGCCCGGCAAGGGCGTCACCAACACCTGCGACGTCTGCGAGCGCAGCCTCCTCGACACCTTCCGCTTCTGCTCCCTCGGATGCAAG ATCGTGGGCACCTCCGGCGAGTTCCGTGGCCGGAAGAGGCACGCCGGCGGCAAGAAGATGAAGCTGAAGCTGAAGAAGGCGGCGGCGTCGGACTCAGACGACTCGTCCACCATCACCAGCGGCGGGAGCGACAAGAGCAGCGTGGTACAGAGCTTCTCCCCGTCCACCCCGCCGGCCACCGCCAACAGCTACCGCTCCGCCAAGCGGCGCAAGGGCATCCCGCACCGGTCGCCCTTCGGCAGCCTCATCGTGGAGTTCTAG